A window from Nitrospirota bacterium encodes these proteins:
- a CDS encoding KpsF/GutQ family sugar-phosphate isomerase, whose translation MNPINSIDIARKVLQTEADAVRSLIDRIDQSFEKAVGIILSSKGRVVVTGMGKSGLVGKKIAATLASTGTPSFFMHPAEASHGDLGMVTADDVIIAISNSGETDEILSIIPFLKRFNVGLISLTGNNDSTLAKAAEVNIDISVREEACPLGIVPTSSTTAALAMGDAIAVALLTKRGFQQDDFASFHPSGSLGKRLFIRVKDLMHAGDSLPFTSPDASITNAVIEISSKRLGITVVAEGNGAMRGIITDGDVRRGIEKWGKDFFDMKAGDVMTKNPRVISENELAAKALAVMEKLAITALVVTGDNSRIVGIIHLHDILKKGIA comes from the coding sequence ATGAATCCCATAAACAGCATTGATATTGCAAGAAAGGTCCTGCAGACAGAGGCAGATGCAGTACGCAGCCTTATTGACAGGATTGATCAGTCGTTTGAAAAAGCTGTCGGGATCATCCTTAGCAGCAAGGGGAGAGTCGTTGTTACCGGCATGGGCAAATCAGGACTGGTGGGCAAAAAGATAGCTGCCACGCTTGCTTCCACAGGCACACCCTCCTTCTTCATGCACCCGGCTGAAGCAAGCCACGGCGATCTCGGCATGGTAACTGCTGACGATGTTATCATTGCGATATCCAATAGCGGTGAAACGGATGAAATCCTCAGTATCATACCTTTTCTCAAGCGATTTAATGTCGGACTTATTTCCCTGACAGGGAATAACGACTCCACGCTTGCAAAAGCCGCAGAAGTAAATATCGATATATCGGTAAGGGAAGAGGCCTGCCCGCTTGGCATCGTACCGACATCGTCTACAACAGCAGCGCTTGCCATGGGAGATGCAATTGCGGTTGCCCTTCTGACGAAGCGAGGGTTTCAACAGGATGATTTTGCTTCTTTCCATCCAAGCGGCAGCCTCGGGAAAAGACTTTTCATCAGGGTAAAGGACCTTATGCATGCCGGCGATTCTCTGCCGTTCACTTCTCCTGATGCGTCGATTACGAACGCGGTCATCGAAATATCTTCAAAGCGACTGGGCATAACCGTTGTCGCAGAAGGCAACGGAGCCATGCGCGGCATTATTACCGACGGTGATGTGCGAAGAGGCATTGAGAAATGGGGCAAAGACTTCTTTGACATGAAGGCCGGCGACGTAATGACAAAAAATCCCCGGGTCATCTCAGAAAATGAACTTGCAGCAAAAGCCCTGGCAGTGATGGAAAAGCTCGCCATAACAGCGCTTGTTGTTACAGGCGATAACAGCCGGATAGTCGGCATAATCCATCTCCATGACATTTTGAAAAAGGGGATAGCATAG